The following proteins are co-located in the Nitrospirota bacterium genome:
- a CDS encoding DUF2231 domain-containing protein — protein MPTIVHLHPMLVHFPIALFFTSVFFDLAYQFTRNTDFKKIAYYLLILGVGFGIFASGVGIYIEDTIEKSGISEEHIDDHKGFAIATMVCFIVLLIFRFFKKNQISDNVFKYYLILSLVGLMLLSLAGFYGGRLVYEDGAAVHLPDKTAPK, from the coding sequence ATGCCAACGATAGTCCATCTGCATCCGATGCTCGTTCACTTCCCTATCGCTCTTTTTTTTACAAGCGTTTTTTTTGATCTGGCCTATCAATTCACAAGAAACACGGATTTCAAAAAAATAGCCTATTATTTGCTTATTCTGGGTGTTGGGTTTGGAATCTTCGCGAGCGGAGTCGGAATTTATATTGAAGACACAATTGAAAAGAGCGGAATTAGTGAAGAACATATTGATGATCACAAGGGCTTTGCCATTGCCACAATGGTTTGTTTTATCGTTCTTCTCATTTTTCGATTCTTTAAAAAGAATCAAATTTCAGATAACGTATTTAAATATTATTTAATCCTCTCCCTTGTCGGCCTTATGCTTTTAAGTCTTGCGGGGTTTTATGGTGGAAGACTGGTTTATGAAGACGGCGCCGCCGTTCATTTACCTGATAAAACAGCCCCAAAATAA